One Clostridia bacterium DNA window includes the following coding sequences:
- a CDS encoding DUF2905 domain-containing protein encodes MGFENLGKLLISIALVLLVIGGIFILISKVGVHKLPGDIYIKRGNFTFYFPVVTCIVISIIISLIARFLQNFK; translated from the coding sequence ATGGGCTTTGAAAATTTAGGTAAGTTATTGATATCAATAGCTTTGGTTCTATTGGTAATTGGAGGAATCTTCATATTGATATCTAAAGTGGGAGTCCATAAACTGCCAGGGGATATATATATAAAAAGGGGTAATTTTACCTTTTATTTTCCTGTAGTTACTTGTATAGTGATAAGTATTATTATCAGTTTGATAGCACGTTTTTTACAAAACTTTAAATGA
- the ruvB gene encoding Holliday junction branch migration DNA helicase RuvB, protein MEERRESIVARQKTEYDMDVEKTLRPRSLSEYIGQQTTKEKLKIFIQAAIERNEPLDHVLLYGPPGLGKTTLANIIANELGVSIRVTSGPAIERPGDLAAILTNLSENDVLFIDEIHRLNRSVEEILYPAMEDYALDIIIGKGPSARSVRLDLPRFTLIGATTRAGMLTSPLRDRFGVISRLDLYTQKELTQIILRSASILDVYIDREGAGELAGRSRGTPRIANRLLKRTRDYAQVKADGLIKKDIVIKALELLEIDEIGLDSLDRRVLLTIINKFNGGPVGLDTLAASVGEENSTIEDVYEPYLLQKGFIQRTPRGRVATKIAYDHLNISFNDS, encoded by the coding sequence TTGGAAGAAAGACGTGAGAGTATAGTTGCAAGGCAAAAGACGGAATATGATATGGATGTTGAAAAAACTTTGAGGCCTAGGTCTTTAAGTGAATATATAGGTCAACAGACTACCAAGGAAAAATTAAAGATATTCATTCAGGCTGCTATAGAAAGAAATGAGCCTCTAGACCATGTATTGCTTTACGGGCCTCCGGGATTAGGTAAAACAACTTTGGCAAATATTATAGCTAATGAGTTAGGTGTAAGCATCAGGGTGACATCCGGACCTGCTATTGAAAGACCTGGTGATCTTGCTGCTATTTTGACTAACTTAAGTGAAAATGATGTATTATTTATTGATGAAATACACAGATTAAATAGAAGTGTAGAAGAGATACTATATCCGGCTATGGAAGATTATGCCCTTGATATTATCATAGGTAAAGGACCCAGTGCTAGATCGGTGAGGCTGGATCTTCCTAGATTCACGCTTATTGGGGCAACTACAAGGGCAGGCATGTTGACCTCTCCTTTAAGGGATAGATTTGGTGTCATAAGCAGGTTGGATTTATATACCCAAAAGGAACTCACACAGATCATACTAAGATCAGCCAGTATATTGGATGTATATATAGATCGTGAAGGGGCCGGGGAGTTGGCAGGTCGCTCAAGGGGAACGCCTAGGATAGCTAACAGATTGCTCAAAAGAACAAGAGATTACGCTCAGGTAAAAGCTGATGGATTGATTAAAAAAGATATAGTCATAAAAGCGCTGGAGTTGCTAGAAATCGATGAAATCGGTTTAGATTCTTTGGACAGAAGGGTGCTGCTGACTATAATAAACAAATTTAATGGAGGACCGGTAGGGTTGGATACTTTAGCTGCTTCGGTAGGAGAAGAAAACTCTACTATAGAAGATGTGTATGAACCATATTTGCTCCAAAAGGGCTTTATTCAAAGGACGCCTAGAGGAAGAGTTGCTACAAAGATTGCATATGACCATTTAAATATAAGTTTTAACGATAGTTAG
- the queA gene encoding tRNA preQ1(34) S-adenosylmethionine ribosyltransferase-isomerase QueA, with product MNKKDFFYQLPESLIAQVPIDKREMSRMMVLGRKDKKIEHKIFKDIVEYLDEGDCLVLNDTRVIPARLIGHREDTHGKMEFVLLRRMERDRWEVLVKPGKRAKIGSKFIFGDGDLKANVLQKTDSGGRIVEFYYSGVFQEVLEKIGQMPLPPYIKNKIEDQERYQTVFAKHEGSAAAPTAGLHFTNSLLEEIAKKGANIAYITLHVGLGTFRPVKEEKIEDHIMHSEYFSIPKTTAEMVNRTKLNGKRVIAVGTTSVRTLESAAQDDAKINPISGWTDIFIYPGYSFKIVDALITNFHLPESTLLMLVSAFAGREFVMNAYKEAIRERYRFFSFGDAMLVY from the coding sequence TTGAACAAAAAAGATTTTTTTTATCAACTGCCTGAGTCGCTTATTGCCCAGGTTCCTATAGACAAAAGAGAGATGTCTAGAATGATGGTGCTGGGGAGGAAAGATAAGAAGATTGAGCACAAAATATTTAAAGATATAGTGGAATACTTAGATGAAGGAGATTGTCTTGTTTTAAATGATACAAGGGTTATTCCGGCTAGATTGATAGGGCACAGGGAAGATACTCATGGTAAGATGGAATTTGTGCTTTTAAGAAGGATGGAAAGAGACAGATGGGAAGTACTTGTAAAGCCCGGGAAAAGAGCAAAAATAGGCAGTAAATTTATTTTTGGAGATGGCGATTTAAAGGCAAATGTTTTACAAAAAACTGATTCCGGCGGGAGAATTGTTGAGTTTTATTATTCTGGTGTATTCCAAGAGGTTCTGGAAAAGATAGGTCAGATGCCTTTGCCTCCTTATATCAAAAATAAGATTGAAGACCAAGAAAGATATCAAACTGTTTTTGCTAAGCATGAAGGATCAGCTGCTGCACCCACTGCCGGGTTGCACTTCACTAATTCTTTGCTTGAGGAAATAGCAAAAAAAGGTGCAAATATAGCCTATATTACTCTCCATGTGGGATTGGGCACATTCAGACCGGTAAAGGAGGAAAAAATTGAGGATCATATAATGCATTCCGAATATTTTAGCATACCAAAAACAACTGCTGAAATGGTAAATAGAACTAAGTTAAACGGTAAGAGAGTAATAGCTGTAGGAACAACAAGTGTTAGGACACTTGAAAGTGCTGCACAGGATGATGCAAAGATCAATCCAATTAGCGGTTGGACGGATATTTTTATATATCCAGGATATAGCTTTAAAATTGTAGACGCATTGATAACGAATTTTCATTTGCCCGAGTCCACCCTTCTGATGCTTGTGAGTGCCTTTGCTGGGAGAGAATTTGTGATGAATGCTTATAAGGAAGCTATACGTGAGAGGTATAGATTTTTTAGTTTTGGAGATGCCATGTTGGTATATTAG